The following are encoded in a window of Alphaproteobacteria bacterium genomic DNA:
- a CDS encoding amidohydrolase, with protein sequence MGNRVRRSTLFGIPLQQTWSFGNTGNFAPTYYLHTDAPLYYYSFTDAYIAQQYLSLGPADRARLDPMITGFNPADMYGVDHIRRVLETFPGVFSGIGEFSIHKEFVSGEIAGETASLTNPALDRILDFAGEAGLVVIIHCDIDVPFARNATLPIYFTQMVDLLLRHPRTTIIWAHTGLGRVIQPIAIQASGSGTPGTSERALNHLDLISQILADPRMRHVYFDISWDEVVKYATATPEIEGRVAAMFDRFPDRFLFGTDNVAPADQTADLRVFNRWESIFGRIRPETKAAITMGNYDRLFDEGRRRVRAWEREHVPGGN encoded by the coding sequence ATGGGCAATCGCGTGCGGCGGTCGACCCTGTTCGGAATCCCGCTGCAACAGACCTGGTCGTTCGGCAACACGGGCAATTTCGCGCCGACCTATTACCTCCACACCGACGCGCCGCTTTATTATTACTCGTTCACCGACGCCTATATCGCCCAGCAATATCTCTCGCTGGGGCCGGCCGACCGCGCCCGGCTCGATCCGATGATCACCGGCTTCAACCCCGCCGACATGTACGGCGTCGACCATATCCGCCGCGTGCTCGAAACCTTCCCGGGCGTGTTCAGCGGGATCGGCGAATTCTCGATCCACAAGGAGTTCGTCTCGGGCGAGATCGCCGGCGAGACGGCGAGCCTGACCAACCCGGCGCTCGACCGGATCCTCGATTTCGCCGGCGAGGCCGGGCTGGTGGTGATCATCCACTGCGACATCGACGTGCCGTTCGCGCGCAACGCGACGCTCCCGATCTACTTCACCCAGATGGTGGATCTGTTGCTGCGTCACCCGCGAACGACGATCATCTGGGCGCATACCGGGCTGGGGAGGGTGATCCAGCCGATCGCAATCCAGGCCTCGGGGTCCGGGACCCCGGGCACATCGGAGCGAGCGCTCAACCATCTCGATCTCATCTCGCAGATCCTCGCCGATCCGAGGATGCGGCACGTCTATTTCGACATTTCGTGGGACGAGGTCGTCAAATATGCGACCGCGACGCCTGAGATCGAAGGACGGGTGGCGGCCATGTTCGACCGCTTCCCCGACCGCTTCCTGTTCGGCACCGACAATGTCGCGCCGGCGGATCAGACCGCGGACCTGCGCGTGTTCAACCGCTGGGAATCGATCTTCGGTCGAATCCGCCCGGAGACCAAGGCGGCGATCACCATGGGCAATTACGACCGGCTGTTCGACGAGGGCCGCCGGCGGGTGCGCGCCTGGGAGCGCGAGCATGTGCCGGGGGGCAATTGA
- a CDS encoding ABC transporter ATP-binding protein, with product MTASAAPPAPIRVKGLRSAFGDHLVHDDLDLDVRRGEILGVVGGSGTGKSVLFNTILGLKEPDGGRVELFGRNVHDPAAEAGIERRAGVMFQGGALFSSLSVGQNVEAPIHEHTDLPDSFVSELARLKIKLAGLHGRVADQMPSELSGGMRKRAGIARALALDPDLLFLDEPTAGLDPIGAAEFDQLIRSLCDSLGLTVFLITHDLDTLYTITDRVAVLADKRVIATAPVAELEQSDHPWIRAYFQGPRGRAAQGAQARETRH from the coding sequence GTGACCGCCTCGGCCGCCCCCCCCGCGCCGATCCGGGTCAAGGGCCTGCGCAGCGCGTTCGGCGACCATCTGGTCCACGACGATCTCGACCTCGATGTGCGCCGGGGCGAGATTCTCGGCGTCGTCGGCGGCTCGGGCACCGGCAAGTCGGTGCTGTTCAATACCATCCTCGGCCTCAAGGAGCCCGACGGCGGCCGGGTCGAGCTGTTCGGCCGAAACGTCCACGATCCCGCCGCCGAGGCGGGGATCGAGCGCCGCGCCGGAGTGATGTTCCAGGGCGGCGCGCTCTTCTCCTCGCTCAGCGTCGGCCAGAACGTCGAGGCGCCGATCCACGAGCATACCGATTTGCCCGATTCCTTCGTCTCCGAGCTGGCGCGGCTCAAGATCAAGCTCGCGGGCCTGCACGGGCGAGTCGCCGACCAGATGCCGTCCGAGCTTTCCGGAGGCATGCGCAAGCGCGCCGGAATCGCCCGCGCGCTCGCGCTCGACCCCGATCTCCTCTTCCTCGACGAGCCGACCGCCGGCCTCGATCCGATCGGCGCGGCCGAGTTCGACCAGCTGATCCGAAGCCTTTGCGATTCGCTCGGCCTCACCGTCTTCCTGATCACCCACGATCTCGACACGCTCTACACGATCACCGATCGGGTTGCGGTGCTCGCCGACAAGAGGGTGATCGCGACCGCGCCGGTCGCCGAGCTCGAGCAATCCGATCATCCCTGGATCCGCGCCTATTTCCAGGGGCCGCGCGGACGCGCCGCGCAGGGCGCCCAGGCGAGGGAGACTCGGCACTGA
- a CDS encoding DUF2092 domain-containing protein, with product MRLATAAPAFAALLLFAGGAAAQAPRTTAPVPTAAPAEQRDPEAIAALERMGDHLRSIMTFGVTGDITTEEVLDTGQTIQYTGAIDLIAQRPGRLRANLDSSRKRRQYYYDGRTLTIWAPRQAYYATVQAPPSIKEMLDVAATRLGLVIPFADLFEFGVNPELTQRLTSATVVGVEAIDDKTCTHYAYRQPDVDWEIWIETGDRPLPCMYRITDLRDPARPDYEARLTWDLNPTITPETFTFVAPEGADRIPVETTALAQGDRP from the coding sequence ATGCGCCTTGCCACGGCTGCGCCGGCTTTTGCCGCTCTTCTACTCTTCGCGGGCGGCGCTGCCGCCCAGGCCCCTCGAACCACCGCGCCGGTCCCGACGGCGGCGCCGGCCGAACAGCGCGATCCCGAGGCGATCGCCGCGCTCGAGCGGATGGGAGACCATCTTCGCTCGATCATGACGTTCGGAGTCACCGGCGACATCACCACCGAGGAGGTGCTCGATACCGGGCAGACGATCCAATATACCGGAGCGATCGACCTGATCGCGCAGCGCCCGGGGCGGCTTCGCGCCAATCTCGATTCGTCGCGCAAGCGCCGGCAATATTATTATGACGGGCGGACCCTGACCATCTGGGCGCCGCGCCAGGCTTATTATGCCACGGTGCAGGCCCCGCCGAGCATCAAGGAGATGCTCGATGTCGCGGCCACCCGCCTCGGCCTGGTCATCCCCTTCGCCGACCTGTTCGAGTTCGGGGTCAATCCCGAGCTGACCCAGCGCCTGACATCGGCGACGGTGGTCGGGGTCGAGGCGATCGACGACAAGACCTGCACCCACTACGCCTATCGCCAGCCGGACGTCGACTGGGAGATCTGGATCGAGACCGGCGATCGGCCCTTGCCGTGCATGTACCGGATCACCGACCTGCGCGATCCCGCACGGCCCGATTACGAGGCGCGGCTGACCTGGGACCTCAACCCGACGATCACGCCCGAAACCTTCACCTTCGTCGCCCCCGAGGGCGCCGACCGCATTCCTGTGGAAACAACCGCGCTCGCGCAGGGAGACCGTCCATGA
- a CDS encoding taurine dioxygenase, with amino-acid sequence MRVEPLTAHIGAELFDVDLAEAARNDDLFGAIKAELLKHKVLFLRDQAIERTDHVAFARRFGELESHPMVGSDPEHPGLVCIYKDLDSPPNHFENAWHCDATWRECPPMGAVLRYIEGPSVGGDTIWANMTRAYEELPDHISATIQDLRARHSIEATFGARLPIEKRLALKAQYPDAEHPVVRTHPETGEKVLFVSGFTTHFTNFHTSDNVRYGQDFAPGSANLLSYLIGRAAIPEYQVRWRWQPNSVAIWDNRCTQHYAVMDYWPAVRKMERAGIIGDRPY; translated from the coding sequence TTGCGTGTCGAGCCTTTGACCGCCCATATCGGCGCCGAGCTTTTCGATGTCGACCTGGCCGAGGCGGCGCGTAACGATGATCTGTTCGGCGCGATCAAGGCCGAGCTTTTGAAGCACAAGGTTCTGTTCCTCCGCGACCAGGCGATCGAACGGACCGACCACGTCGCCTTCGCCCGCCGCTTCGGCGAACTGGAAAGCCATCCCATGGTCGGCAGCGATCCGGAGCATCCGGGCCTCGTCTGCATCTACAAGGATCTCGATTCCCCTCCCAACCATTTCGAGAATGCATGGCATTGCGATGCGACCTGGCGCGAGTGCCCGCCGATGGGCGCCGTGCTGCGCTACATCGAAGGGCCGAGCGTCGGGGGGGACACGATCTGGGCCAACATGACTCGGGCCTATGAAGAGTTGCCCGACCACATCAGTGCGACCATCCAGGACCTGAGGGCGCGCCATTCGATCGAAGCGACCTTTGGCGCCCGGCTGCCGATCGAGAAGCGTCTCGCGCTCAAGGCGCAATATCCGGATGCGGAACATCCTGTTGTCCGCACGCACCCGGAAACCGGCGAGAAGGTGCTGTTCGTCAGCGGCTTCACCACCCACTTCACCAATTTCCACACCAGCGACAACGTGCGCTACGGCCAGGATTTCGCGCCCGGCAGCGCCAACCTGCTCAGCTACCTGATCGGCCGCGCGGCGATCCCCGAATATCAGGTGCGCTGGCGCTGGCAGCCGAACAGCGTCGCCATCTGGGACAATCGCTGCACCCAGCATTACGCCGTGATGGATTACTGGCCCGCGGTCCGGAAGATGGAACGGGCCGGGATCATCGGTGATCGTCCCTATTAA
- a CDS encoding ABC transporter permease has product MDSASYRIVATGAGQTVALAGDWTSLTLGAEAARFGEALPPEAEGLRLDLSGLGRVDTAGAYAMLRSAPAGLERAIAAARPDLARLMELVRPAVDEQAAREQRSTGLLHFFAGIGRALFAFKEEAWRASIFAGQVVCALGRAIRHPGQVRAVSLVHAMESAGTSALPIIFVMNFFIGAVVALVGTNLLASLGVAVFTVQLVGVAVLREFGVLITAILLAGRSASSFAAQIGSMKMNQETDAMQVIGVSEIDALVIPRVLAMLLMMPLLVFAAMVAGIMGGLIVSWLALDMSPIFFFERMRETVSVRHFWIGMSKVPLLAFLIAMAGCRHGLSVGGDVESLGERVTMAVVQAIFVIILFDAIFAVIFMELSL; this is encoded by the coding sequence ATGGACTCGGCTTCCTACAGGATCGTGGCGACCGGCGCCGGCCAAACCGTGGCGCTCGCCGGCGACTGGACGTCGCTGACGCTCGGGGCCGAGGCGGCGCGCTTCGGCGAAGCGCTTCCCCCGGAGGCCGAAGGGCTGCGCCTGGACCTCTCCGGTCTCGGCAGGGTCGATACCGCCGGAGCCTATGCCATGCTTCGCTCGGCCCCGGCGGGGCTGGAGAGGGCGATCGCCGCCGCGCGCCCGGACCTTGCCCGCCTGATGGAGCTGGTCCGTCCGGCGGTCGACGAGCAGGCGGCCCGCGAGCAACGCTCCACCGGCCTGCTTCACTTCTTCGCCGGGATCGGCCGGGCGCTTTTCGCCTTCAAGGAAGAGGCGTGGCGCGCTTCGATTTTCGCCGGCCAGGTCGTCTGCGCGCTCGGCCGGGCGATCCGCCACCCCGGCCAGGTCCGCGCGGTGAGCCTGGTCCACGCGATGGAATCCGCCGGCACGTCGGCCCTGCCGATCATCTTCGTCATGAACTTCTTCATCGGCGCCGTCGTCGCCCTGGTCGGCACCAATCTGCTCGCCTCGCTCGGGGTCGCGGTCTTCACCGTCCAGCTCGTCGGAGTCGCCGTGCTTCGCGAGTTCGGCGTTCTGATCACCGCGATCCTGCTCGCCGGCCGCTCCGCCTCGAGCTTCGCCGCGCAGATCGGCTCGATGAAGATGAACCAGGAAACCGACGCGATGCAGGTGATCGGGGTCAGCGAGATCGACGCTTTGGTCATCCCCCGCGTGCTGGCGATGCTGCTGATGATGCCGCTGCTCGTCTTCGCGGCGATGGTCGCCGGAATCATGGGCGGGCTGATCGTCAGCTGGCTGGCGCTCGACATGAGCCCGATCTTCTTCTTCGAGCGGATGCGCGAAACGGTCTCCGTCCGCCATTTCTGGATCGGGATGAGCAAGGTCCCTTTGCTCGCCTTCCTGATCGCCATGGCTGGCTGCCGCCACGGCCTTTCGGTCGGCGGCGACGTCGAAAGCCTCGGCGAGCGGGTGACGATGGCGGTGGTCCAGGCGATCTTCGTCATCATCCTGTTCGACGCGATCTTCGCCGTCATCTTCATGGAGCTGAGCCTGTGA
- a CDS encoding sensor histidine kinase: MEQGFSARFANDASGAPLLRLVESSIDARAEKRALFRLLARVEEMERHRIARELHDTTAQDLVAINLNLRMLGRRCRTDATRALLDETCALIDQTQNDLRTMSYVLHPPPVTDSGLGAALEAMVRGLAKRARFHVRFESNIRDRLPHEVEEALYRVAQEALINAGKHASPSAVTIRCNRVGQRIELEIEDDGVGFDAGGESAMLGVGLRSIQARVSDIGGRVSIKPGAAAGTLIRVSVSLACEPTGEAA, from the coding sequence ATGGAGCAAGGGTTTTCCGCACGTTTCGCGAACGACGCCAGTGGAGCGCCGCTCTTGAGACTGGTCGAATCGTCGATCGACGCCCGGGCCGAGAAGCGAGCCTTGTTCAGGCTGCTCGCCCGAGTCGAGGAGATGGAGCGGCATCGGATCGCACGCGAACTGCACGATACGACCGCGCAGGATCTCGTCGCGATCAATCTCAATCTTCGGATGCTGGGCCGGCGATGCCGCACCGACGCCACGCGCGCTCTGCTCGACGAGACCTGCGCGCTGATCGACCAGACCCAGAACGACCTTCGGACGATGAGCTACGTGCTTCATCCGCCGCCGGTCACCGACAGCGGGCTCGGCGCCGCGCTGGAGGCGATGGTTCGCGGCCTGGCCAAGAGGGCTCGGTTCCACGTCCGCTTCGAATCGAACATCCGGGACCGCCTTCCCCACGAGGTGGAAGAGGCGCTTTACCGGGTCGCCCAGGAGGCGCTGATCAACGCCGGGAAGCATGCCAGCCCCAGCGCGGTCACGATTCGCTGCAACCGGGTCGGCCAGCGGATCGAGCTGGAGATCGAGGATGACGGAGTCGGCTTCGATGCCGGCGGCGAGTCGGCGATGCTCGGGGTTGGCCTGCGCTCGATCCAGGCCCGAGTCAGCGACATCGGCGGCCGGGTGAGCATCAAGCCCGGCGCGGCGGCCGGGACTTTGATCCGGGTCAGCGTTTCCCTGGCCTGCGAACCGACGGGGGAGGCGGCCTAG
- the glsA gene encoding glutaminase A, whose product MTAPAETTCASNSRSRSRSRATSCGRIDPIFRGEIQMNDMTMNRRAMIGALATGAGIAAMGLPTAAGAQGCRTAAVPAARLDQVVQGAQQRYAGLAEGANADYIPALAQVPSTLFGVSLVGSDGRIHAAGDSEQVFSIQSISKVINAALVMNESGDQRIIDSVGVDATGQVFNSITAVEQYRGREMNPLVNPGAIATVGNIQGGSPEEVWNKILGMHSAFAGRQLEVNQPVYQSEAATNQRNRAISALMSAYERFTMDPAVAVDLYTRACSINVSARDLSVMGATLAFGGRNPVTQRQVIERSHVPGLLAIMATAGMYDDSGKWLFRTGLPTKSGVGGGLMAVAPGRFGIGTFAPPLDAAGNSVRGQRAITDIVRDLDCNPYAQFG is encoded by the coding sequence ATGACGGCGCCAGCGGAGACGACGTGCGCCTCCAATTCTCGTTCAAGATCTCGTTCTCGAGCGACCAGCTGTGGGCGAATTGATCCGATATTCCGGGGAGAAATTCAGATGAACGACATGACCATGAACCGCCGCGCGATGATCGGCGCACTGGCGACCGGCGCGGGAATTGCGGCAATGGGCCTGCCAACGGCCGCCGGCGCGCAGGGGTGCCGCACGGCGGCGGTCCCGGCCGCACGGCTCGATCAGGTGGTCCAGGGCGCGCAACAGCGCTACGCCGGCCTCGCCGAGGGCGCGAACGCCGATTACATCCCGGCGCTCGCCCAGGTGCCATCGACTCTATTCGGGGTCAGCCTGGTCGGCAGTGACGGCCGGATCCACGCCGCCGGGGATTCCGAGCAGGTCTTCTCGATCCAGTCGATCTCCAAGGTGATCAACGCCGCGCTCGTGATGAACGAATCGGGCGACCAGCGGATCATCGACAGCGTCGGAGTCGACGCCACCGGGCAGGTGTTCAACTCGATCACCGCGGTCGAGCAATATCGCGGCCGCGAGATGAACCCGCTGGTCAACCCGGGCGCGATCGCCACGGTCGGCAACATCCAGGGCGGCTCGCCCGAGGAGGTCTGGAACAAGATCCTCGGCATGCATTCGGCCTTCGCCGGCCGCCAGCTGGAGGTGAACCAGCCGGTCTACCAGTCCGAAGCGGCCACCAACCAGCGCAACCGGGCGATCAGCGCGCTGATGTCGGCCTATGAGCGTTTCACTATGGACCCGGCGGTGGCGGTCGACCTCTACACACGGGCCTGCTCGATCAACGTCTCGGCGCGCGACCTCAGCGTCATGGGCGCGACTCTGGCCTTCGGCGGGCGCAATCCGGTGACCCAGCGGCAGGTGATCGAGCGCTCGCACGTTCCCGGGCTGCTGGCGATCATGGCCACCGCGGGCATGTACGACGACAGCGGCAAGTGGCTGTTCCGCACCGGGCTTCCGACCAAGAGCGGCGTGGGCGGGGGCCTGATGGCCGTCGCTCCGGGCCGCTTCGGAATCGGCACCTTCGCCCCGCCGCTCGACGCCGCCGGCAACAGCGTCCGCGGGCAGCGCGCGATCACCGACATCGTTCGCGATCTCGACTGCAACCCTTACGCGCAGTTCGGCTGA
- a CDS encoding MCE family protein: MEREANFALVGIVSVVLLVGALIGIVWLAQFQFNQTYDNYRINFRGPVSGLSRGGEVQFNGIKVGEITHIALDPRDPNKVMTDIQIEHGTPVRVDSAAETASLGITGVKYVQITPGSPQRPLLREASRDRPPVIPARQGRLAAAMENATQLFADGAEAIARVNRLLSDGNIANISRTFDDVAAVSGELRSRRQMFANIESTFARLDRAAAEMQATATSIRGGIGGRDGVLARINASAAELQRTVAETRTLIGRVNGSVDDVSNSTIPELNASLVAVQRAADSLGALTADIRRDPRGTLGRGSGREVEIPR, from the coding sequence ATGGAACGGGAAGCAAATTTCGCCCTGGTCGGGATCGTCAGCGTCGTCCTGCTGGTCGGCGCTCTCATCGGAATCGTCTGGCTCGCCCAGTTCCAGTTCAACCAGACCTACGACAATTACCGGATCAATTTCCGCGGACCGGTGAGCGGCCTCAGCCGCGGCGGGGAGGTCCAGTTCAACGGGATCAAGGTCGGCGAGATCACCCATATCGCGCTCGATCCGCGCGATCCGAACAAGGTGATGACCGATATCCAGATCGAGCACGGCACGCCGGTGCGGGTCGATTCCGCCGCGGAGACCGCGTCGCTCGGCATTACCGGGGTCAAATATGTGCAGATCACGCCCGGCTCCCCCCAGCGCCCGCTGCTGCGCGAGGCGAGTCGGGACCGGCCGCCGGTGATCCCCGCCCGGCAGGGCCGGCTCGCCGCCGCGATGGAGAACGCCACCCAGCTCTTCGCCGACGGCGCCGAGGCGATCGCCAGGGTCAACCGGCTGCTCTCCGACGGCAACATCGCCAACATCTCGCGCACCTTCGACGACGTCGCCGCGGTGTCGGGCGAGCTCCGCTCCCGTAGGCAGATGTTCGCCAACATCGAATCGACCTTCGCCCGGCTCGACCGCGCGGCGGCGGAGATGCAGGCGACCGCAACCTCGATCCGCGGCGGGATCGGCGGCCGCGACGGCGTGCTCGCCCGCATCAACGCGAGCGCGGCCGAGCTTCAGCGCACCGTGGCCGAGACGCGCACCCTGATCGGCCGGGTCAACGGCTCGGTCGACGACGTGTCGAATTCGACCATCCCCGAGCTCAACGCCTCGCTCGTCGCCGTTCAGCGTGCCGCCGATTCGCTCGGCGCGCTTACCGCCGACATCCGCCGCGATCCGCGCGGCACGCTGGGGCGCGGCAGCGGCCGCGAAGTGGAGATACCGCGATGA
- a CDS encoding AraC family transcriptional regulator codes for MAELVRVAALTGYFDVAGQLGLDPLPHLRAAGLSRAMLLSPEQVIPARGAIALLESSAAASACQTFALRMAACRSLADLGMVSLLIAHQPTLRAALATLAENRHRMNSTLVLGIDERPGAVVLREDFALDPPVYSRQASDLALGVLAHMCASVLGPGWHAESVCFTYSRPESRDLEVYRQLFGCPVHFDAELNGLVLDPADLDRPNPRAEPALAHHAGTLIASVMTSDRRTLTQEVEHAILMLLPASRASIKSVALALGMNLRTLQRGLDADGTSFTDVLERIRAQLAQQHLANPRMRLTDIADVLGYSSLGAFTRWYTQTFGMAPSLARKSLT; via the coding sequence ATGGCTGAGCTCGTGCGAGTCGCTGCGCTGACCGGCTATTTCGACGTTGCGGGGCAGCTTGGCCTCGACCCTTTGCCGCATCTTCGAGCGGCGGGCCTCAGCCGCGCCATGCTCCTCAGCCCGGAGCAGGTGATTCCCGCTCGGGGCGCGATCGCCCTGCTCGAATCCAGCGCGGCCGCGTCGGCCTGCCAGACCTTCGCGCTGCGCATGGCAGCCTGCCGTAGCCTCGCCGATCTCGGCATGGTCAGCCTGCTGATCGCCCACCAGCCGACGCTTCGTGCTGCGCTGGCGACCCTCGCCGAGAACCGCCACCGGATGAACTCGACGCTCGTTCTCGGCATCGACGAACGGCCCGGCGCGGTCGTGCTGCGGGAGGATTTCGCGCTCGATCCGCCCGTCTATTCGCGCCAGGCTTCCGACCTCGCTTTGGGAGTCCTGGCCCATATGTGCGCATCGGTGCTCGGACCCGGCTGGCACGCGGAGAGCGTCTGTTTCACTTATTCGCGTCCGGAATCGCGCGATCTGGAGGTCTACCGGCAGCTGTTCGGCTGCCCGGTCCATTTCGATGCCGAGCTCAACGGCCTCGTCCTCGACCCGGCCGATCTCGACCGGCCCAATCCGCGCGCGGAGCCCGCCCTTGCGCATCATGCGGGGACTCTGATCGCATCGGTCATGACGTCGGACCGGCGCACTTTGACCCAGGAGGTCGAGCACGCGATCCTGATGCTGCTTCCGGCGAGCCGCGCCTCCATCAAGTCGGTCGCTCTCGCGCTGGGAATGAATCTGAGAACGCTCCAGCGCGGCCTCGACGCCGACGGCACGAGCTTCACGGACGTGCTCGAAAGGATTCGCGCCCAGCTCGCGCAGCAGCATCTGGCCAATCCGCGGATGCGGCTGACCGACATTGCGGACGTGCTGGGCTATTCCTCGCTTGGGGCCTTCACGCGCTGGTACACGCAGACGTTCGGCATGGCGCCCTCACTGGCCCGGAAATCGCTGACGTGA
- a CDS encoding TIGR00645 family protein has product MKRIEAGLERVLFASRWLAAPIYVGLVFCLIMLLVVFARYLFWIGAQIFTLSLHQAAVAVLAFIDLALIANLLLIVIFVGYESFVSRLDVEHDDRPSWIGEVGYSGLKIKLLSSLVAITAIDLLKAFMEIQSDEGHPPHELRWLVGIHLTLLATLVLSSLGNWLNGDTDGHR; this is encoded by the coding sequence ATGAAACGGATCGAGGCCGGGCTTGAGCGGGTGCTGTTCGCGTCGCGCTGGCTGGCGGCGCCGATCTATGTCGGGCTGGTCTTCTGCCTGATCATGCTCCTGGTCGTCTTCGCGCGCTATCTGTTCTGGATCGGCGCGCAGATCTTCACGCTCTCGCTCCACCAGGCCGCGGTGGCGGTGCTCGCCTTCATCGATCTGGCGCTGATCGCAAACCTGCTGCTGATCGTCATCTTCGTCGGCTATGAAAGCTTCGTCTCGCGGCTCGACGTCGAGCATGACGACCGGCCGAGCTGGATCGGCGAGGTCGGCTATTCGGGGCTCAAGATAAAGCTGCTCTCGTCGCTCGTCGCGATCACCGCGATCGACCTGCTCAAGGCGTTCATGGAGATACAGAGCGACGAAGGGCACCCGCCGCACGAGCTGCGCTGGCTCGTCGGCATCCACCTCACGCTACTGGCGACCTTGGTCCTGTCATCGCTGGGAAACTGGCTGAACGGCGACACCGACGGCCATCGCTGA
- a CDS encoding response regulator transcription factor: MSQLAPAHEPKKVMVVDDHLIVRRGIISLIAEDPAFAVCGEADDGAQALDLAAETLPDIVVLDISLPKIGGIDVAIQLKRIAPDAEILFLTMHDNERIVADALRVGARAYLLKSECDDKLMEALRALARHQPFFAAHVSERLLESYLNVRTDHSATPLTPRERQVVTLVAEGNSNKAIAAILGVRVKTVETHRGSAMRKVGAKSAADLALYAARHRLVQI; the protein is encoded by the coding sequence ATGAGCCAGCTTGCGCCTGCGCACGAGCCGAAAAAGGTGATGGTCGTCGACGATCACCTGATCGTCCGGCGCGGGATCATCTCGCTGATCGCGGAGGATCCGGCCTTCGCCGTCTGCGGCGAGGCCGACGACGGCGCCCAGGCCCTCGATCTTGCCGCGGAAACGCTCCCCGACATCGTCGTGCTCGATATCTCGCTGCCGAAGATCGGCGGGATCGACGTCGCCATCCAGCTGAAAAGGATCGCGCCGGACGCGGAGATCCTGTTTCTCACCATGCACGACAATGAGCGGATCGTCGCCGATGCCCTGCGGGTCGGCGCACGCGCCTATCTGCTCAAGTCCGAATGTGACGACAAGCTGATGGAGGCGCTGCGCGCGCTTGCCCGCCACCAGCCCTTTTTCGCCGCCCATGTCTCCGAGCGGCTGCTCGAATCCTATCTCAACGTCCGAACCGATCATTCGGCGACTCCGCTCACTCCGCGCGAACGGCAGGTCGTCACGCTGGTCGCCGAGGGCAACAGCAACAAGGCGATCGCCGCGATTCTGGGCGTCCGCGTCAAGACGGTCGAGACCCATCGCGGCTCGGCCATGCGCAAGGTCGGCGCGAAATCCGCCGCGGACCTCGCCCTCTACGCCGCGCGCCACCGGCTGGTTCAGATCTGA
- a CDS encoding quinone oxidoreductase, whose translation MATAIRFHEAGGPEVLRVEQVEVGAPGPGEVRIRHEAVGLNFADTYFRMGYYPVPVPNGMGVEGAGVVDSVGEGVSDLVPGDRVTYTGSPLGAYSTERVMPAASLIKLPDEIDCETAAAMTMRGLTASYLLLRICPWLKAGDTILLHAAAGGVGLIVSQWAKILGLRVIGTVSNGKKAALAMAHGCDEIILYGDEDVPARVREMTGGEGVPLVIDTVGKDTFEGSLASLKRRGLLVCAGTSSGPVPPIDALQLAMKGSLYVTRPALADYIADPAERADLAGQLFDHVASERIRIEINQRYRLEDAVQAHRDIEARKTTGSSIFVV comes from the coding sequence ATGGCCACCGCAATTCGATTTCATGAAGCCGGCGGACCCGAGGTGCTCCGTGTTGAGCAGGTCGAGGTCGGCGCCCCCGGCCCCGGCGAGGTCCGCATCCGCCACGAGGCGGTGGGCCTCAACTTCGCCGATACCTATTTCCGAATGGGCTATTATCCGGTGCCGGTGCCGAATGGCATGGGCGTCGAGGGCGCGGGAGTCGTCGACTCGGTCGGCGAAGGCGTGAGCGATCTCGTCCCCGGCGACCGCGTGACCTATACCGGCAGCCCGCTCGGCGCCTATTCGACCGAGCGGGTCATGCCGGCCGCCAGCCTGATCAAGCTGCCCGACGAGATCGATTGCGAGACCGCCGCGGCGATGACCATGCGCGGCCTCACCGCCTCCTACCTTCTTTTGCGCATCTGTCCCTGGCTCAAGGCCGGCGACACCATCCTGCTCCACGCGGCCGCGGGGGGCGTCGGCCTGATCGTCTCCCAATGGGCGAAGATCCTCGGCCTTCGCGTCATCGGCACCGTCTCGAACGGAAAGAAGGCCGCGCTCGCCATGGCCCATGGCTGCGACGAGATCATCCTTTACGGCGACGAGGACGTCCCGGCCCGGGTCCGCGAAATGACCGGCGGCGAAGGCGTGCCGCTGGTGATCGACACGGTCGGCAAGGACACGTTCGAGGGGTCGCTCGCGTCTCTCAAGCGGCGGGGCCTCCTCGTCTGCGCGGGCACCTCCTCCGGACCAGTGCCCCCGATCGACGCGCTCCAGCTGGCGATGAAGGGCTCGCTCTACGTCACCCGGCCGGCGCTGGCCGACTATATCGCCGATCCGGCCGAGCGCGCCGACCTCGCGGGTCAGCTGTTCGATCATGTCGCCTCGGAGCGGATCCGGATCGAGATCAACCAGCGCTACCGGCTCGAGGACGCGGTCCAGGCCCATCGGGACATCGAGGCGCGCAAGACCACCGGCTCCTCGATCTTTGTAGTCTGA